Proteins encoded by one window of Vitis vinifera cultivar Pinot Noir 40024 chromosome 10, ASM3070453v1:
- the LOC100245752 gene encoding LRR receptor-like serine/threonine-protein kinase EFR isoform X2, translated as MNLILFFTTTFSSCSLGEKMHFFSPYVLMLFWVHCFTPMVLSINLVDEFALIALKSHITYDSQGILATNWSTKSSYCNWYGISCNAPQQRVSVINLSSMGLEGTIAPQVGNLSFLVSLDLSNNYFHDSLPKDIGSIPATIFNISSLLNISLSNNNLSGSLPKDMRYANPKLKELNLSSNHLSGKIPTGLGQCIQLQVISLAYNDFTGSIPSGIGNLVELQRLSLLNNSLTGTLFLSSISFFLFILSLSLKLSKI; from the exons ATGAACCTCATCCTCTTCTTCACAACTACCTTTTCTTCTTGCTCTCTTGGAGAAAAGATGCATTTTTTTTCACCTTATGTTTTAATGCTTTTTTGGGTGCATTGCTTCACTCCCATGGTGTTGTCCATCAATTTAGTTGATGAGTTTGCTCTTATTGCCTTAAAATCCCATATCACATATGATTCCCAGGGCATTTTGGCAACAAATTGGTCTACCAAAAGCTCCTACTGCAATTGGTATGGTATTTCTTGCAATGCTCCTCAACAAAGAGTTTCTGTAATCAACCTCTCTAGCATGGGTCTTGAAGGAACTATTGCACCACAAGTGGGCAACCTCTCCTTTCTTGTTTCCCTTGATCTTAGTAATAACTACTTCCATGACTCTCTTCCCAAGGATATTG GTTCCATACCGGCCACCATTTTCAATATATCTTCTTTGCTCAATATTAGTCTCTCCAATAATAACCTCTCTGGGAGTCTTCCCAAGGATATGCGCTACGCCAATCCAAAGCTCAAGGAGCTTAATCTTTCATCAAATCATTTGAGTGGAAAGATCCCCACTGGTTTAGGCCAATGTATACAGCTTCAAGTAATTTCCTTAGCATATAATGATTTCACGGGAAGCATACCAAGTGGAATCGGTAACTTGGTGGAGCTTCAAAGATTGTCTCTACTGAATAACAGCTTGACAGGTacactttttctttcatctatttcttttttcctttttattctctCACTTTCCTTGAAGCTTTCAAAGATATAA
- the LOC100245752 gene encoding LRR receptor-like serine/threonine-protein kinase GSO1 isoform X1 encodes MNLILFFTTTFSSCSLGEKMHFFSPYVLMLFWVHCFTPMVLSINLVDEFALIALKSHITYDSQGILATNWSTKSSYCNWYGISCNAPQQRVSVINLSSMGLEGTIAPQVGNLSFLVSLDLSNNYFHDSLPKDIGKCKELQQLNLFNNKLVGGIPEAICNLSKLEELYLGNNQLIGEIPKKMNHLQNLKVLSFPMNNLTGSIPATIFNISSLLNISLSNNNLSGSLPKDMRYANPKLKELNLSSNHLSGKIPTGLGQCIQLQVISLAYNDFTGSIPSGIGNLVELQRLSLLNNSLTGTLFLSSISFFLFILSLSLKLSKI; translated from the exons ATGAACCTCATCCTCTTCTTCACAACTACCTTTTCTTCTTGCTCTCTTGGAGAAAAGATGCATTTTTTTTCACCTTATGTTTTAATGCTTTTTTGGGTGCATTGCTTCACTCCCATGGTGTTGTCCATCAATTTAGTTGATGAGTTTGCTCTTATTGCCTTAAAATCCCATATCACATATGATTCCCAGGGCATTTTGGCAACAAATTGGTCTACCAAAAGCTCCTACTGCAATTGGTATGGTATTTCTTGCAATGCTCCTCAACAAAGAGTTTCTGTAATCAACCTCTCTAGCATGGGTCTTGAAGGAACTATTGCACCACAAGTGGGCAACCTCTCCTTTCTTGTTTCCCTTGATCTTAGTAATAACTACTTCCATGACTCTCTTCCCAAGGATATTG gTAAGTGCAAGGAGCTTCAACAgctgaatttatttaataataaattggtTGGAGGCATTCCAGAAGCCATTTGTAATTTATCAAAACTTGAAGAGCTATATCTTGGCAATAATCAGTTGATTGGTGAAATTCCAAAGAAAATGAATCATCTTCAGAATCTGAAGGTATTGTCATTCCCAATGAACAACTTAACAGGTTCCATACCGGCCACCATTTTCAATATATCTTCTTTGCTCAATATTAGTCTCTCCAATAATAACCTCTCTGGGAGTCTTCCCAAGGATATGCGCTACGCCAATCCAAAGCTCAAGGAGCTTAATCTTTCATCAAATCATTTGAGTGGAAAGATCCCCACTGGTTTAGGCCAATGTATACAGCTTCAAGTAATTTCCTTAGCATATAATGATTTCACGGGAAGCATACCAAGTGGAATCGGTAACTTGGTGGAGCTTCAAAGATTGTCTCTACTGAATAACAGCTTGACAGGTacactttttctttcatctatttcttttttcctttttattctctCACTTTCCTTGAAGCTTTCAAAGATATAA
- the LOC104880568 gene encoding receptor kinase-like protein Xa21, with protein sequence MSKLIQLQVWDNSFTGNVPKDLGNLTKLEVLNLANNQLTDEHLASGVSFLTSLTNCKFLRTLWIGYNPLKGTLPNSLGNLPIALESFNAYACQFRGTIPTGIGNLTNLIMLHLGANDLTGSIPTTLGQLQKLQALSIAGNRIRGSIPNDLCHLKNLGYLGLSSNKLSGSTPSCFGDLLALRELFLDSNALAFNIPTSLWSLRDLLVLNLSSNFLTGNLPPEVGNMKYIITLDLSKNLVSGYIPSRMGKLQNLITLSLSQNKLQGPIPVECGDLVSLESLDLSQNNLSRIIPKSLEALIYLKYLNVSFNKLQGEIPNGGPFVNFNAESFMFNEALCGAPHFQVMACDKNNRTQSWKTKSFILKYILLPVGSTVTLVVFIVLWIRRRDNMEIPTPIASWLPGTHEKISHQQLLYATNDFGEDNLIGKGSQGMVYKGVLSNGLIVAIKVFNLEFQRALRSFDSECEVMQGIRHRNLVRIITCCSNLDFKALVLEYMPNGSLEKWLYSHNYFLDLIQRLNIMIYVASALEYLHHDCSSLVVHCDLKPSNVLLDDNMVAHVADFGIAKLLTETESMQQTKTLGTIGYMAPEHGSAGIVSTKSDVYSYEILLMEVFARKKPMDEMFTGDLTLKTWVESLSNSVIQVVDVNLLRREDEDLGTKLSCLSSIMALALACTTDSPKERIDMKDVVVELKKSRIKLLM encoded by the exons ATGTCGAAACTTATCCAACTACAGGTATGGGACAACTCCTTCACTGGTAATGTGCCAAAAGATCTCGGTAACCTGACAAAGCTTGAAGTTCTCAACCTTGCAAACAATCAATTGACTGATGAACACTTAGCCTCTGGGGTTAGTTTTCTTACTTCTTTGACAAATTGCAAATTTTTGAGAACATTGTGGATAGGTTATAATCCTTTGAAAGGTACTCTTCCAAATTCACTAGGGAATCTTCCCATTGCTCTTGAAAGTTTTAATGCATATGCCTGCCAATTCAGAGGAACCATTCCCACAGGAATTGGTAATTTGACCAATTTGATAATGCTGCACTTGGGAGCTAATGACTTGACAGGGTCAATTCCAACTACATTGGGACAGCTACAAAAGCTTCAGGCGTTGTCCATTGCTGGAAATAGAATACGAGGATCCATTCCAAATGATCTGTGCCATTTGAAGAACTTGGGATACTTGGGTTTGAGTTCTAACAAATTGTCTGGATCAACCCCAAGTTGTTTTGGAGATCTTCTTGCGCTACGAGAACTCTTTCTTGACTCCAACGCGTTAGCTTTCAACATTCCTACATCCTTGTGGAGCCTTAGAGATCTGTTGGTTCTTAACTTGTCTTCAAATTTCTTGACTGGTAATCTACCTCCCGAAGTTGGAAACATGAAGTACATTATAACATTGGACCTGTCAAAGAACCTAGTTTCAGGTTACATTCCAAGCAGGATGGGAAAACTACAAAATTTGATTACACTCTCCTTGTCCCAAAACAAACTACAAGGCCCAATACCTGTAGAATGTGGTGATTTGGTAAGCTTGGAATCATTGGATCTATCCCAAAACAATTTATCTAGAATCATTCCCAAGTCATTAGAGGCCCTTATTTATCTCAAGTATCTAAATGTTTCTTTCAATAAACTACAAGGAGAAATTCCGAATGGAGGACCTTTCGTAAATTTCAATGCTGAATCGTTCATGTTCAATGAAGCCTTATGTGGAGCACCTCATTTTCAAGTCATGGCATGTGATAAAAACAACCGCACTCAATCATGGAAGACAAAGTCATTCATCTTGAAATATATTCTATTACCAGTCGGATCAACAGTAACTTTAGTGGTTTTCATTGTTCTGTGGATACGTAGACGAGATAACATGGAAATACCAACTCCAATTGCCTCATGGCTCCCTGGAACACATGAAAAGATTTCACACCAGCAGCTTCTTTATGCAACAAATGACTTTGGTGAAGACAATTTGATTGGGAAAGGAAGCCAGGGCATGGTATATAAAGGGGTATTATCTAATGGCTTAATTGTTGCTATAAAGGTTTTCAATTTAGAATTCCAAAGAGCCTTGAGGAGTTTCGATTCAGAATGTGAAGTGATGCAAGGGATTCGCCACCGAAATCTTGTTAGGATAATTACCTGTTGCTCAAACCTCGATTTCAAAGCATTGGTACTCGAATATATGCCTAATGGAAGTCTTGAGAAGTGGTTGTATTCCCACAACTATTTTTTGGATCTCATCCAAAGATTAAACATTATGATATATGTAGCATCAGCATTAGAGTACCTTCATCATGATTGTTCGAGCCTTGTGGTGCATTGCGACTTGAAGCCCAGTAATGTTTTGTTAGATGACAATATGGTTGCACATGTGGCGGATTTTGGGATTGCAAAACTCTTGACTGAAACAGAGTCTATGCAGCAAACAAAGACCTTAGGCACAATAGGCTATATGGCACCAG AGCATGGCTCAGCTGGGATAGTATCCACAAAGAGCGATGTTTATAGCTATGAGATCTTGTTGATGGAAGTATTTGCAAGGAAGAAGCCTATGGATGAAATGTTCACTGGGGATCTAACCTTGAAGACTTGGGTAGAGTCATTATCCAATTCAGTGATACAGGTTGTTGATGTCAATCTATTGAGAAGAGAAGATGAAGACCTTGGCACAAAGCTAAGTTGTTTGTCCTCCATTATGGCTTTAGCTCTGGCATGTACAACCGATTCACCTAAGGAGCGGATCGACATGAAAGATGTGGTAGTTGAACTCAAGAAGAGCAGAATCAAACTGTTGATGTAA